One window from the genome of Gimesia aquarii encodes:
- a CDS encoding phosphoribosylformylglycinamidine synthase subunit PurQ, whose product MSKSPKVCVLRAPGTNCDIETAHAFDLCGAHSTRIHLLQLLENPNQLDDYQILCLPGGFSYGDDVGAGVIFASHLQGQLSETIGNFLAADKLVLGICNGFQVLLKAGILPGGAKSWPPPPNQSRDATLTWNTNGKYTSLWVQLGVLAPENVFLRGIDQIELPIAHAEGRIAVSDVAVIESWKADQQIAMCYRESGEAETTLQAEILDYPINPNGSAYNIAALGDPSGRILGLMPHPERFLFATQHPQWTRLGLEGEGAGIQLFRNAVNYFE is encoded by the coding sequence ATGTCAAAATCCCCAAAAGTCTGTGTGTTACGTGCACCCGGAACCAATTGCGACATCGAAACCGCACATGCATTCGATCTCTGCGGAGCCCATTCAACAAGAATTCATTTGCTTCAATTGCTGGAGAATCCCAATCAGTTAGACGATTATCAGATTCTCTGTCTTCCCGGTGGTTTCAGCTATGGGGATGATGTAGGAGCCGGTGTGATCTTTGCCAGTCACTTGCAGGGACAACTCTCCGAAACAATTGGGAATTTTCTTGCAGCAGATAAATTGGTTTTGGGGATTTGCAACGGATTTCAAGTTCTTCTCAAAGCCGGAATTCTTCCCGGCGGTGCGAAAAGTTGGCCTCCCCCACCGAATCAAAGCCGTGATGCAACACTGACCTGGAATACTAATGGAAAATATACATCGCTCTGGGTTCAACTCGGAGTGCTAGCACCAGAAAATGTATTTCTGAGGGGAATCGATCAGATTGAACTTCCTATTGCCCATGCCGAAGGACGCATTGCGGTGAGCGATGTGGCGGTTATCGAAAGCTGGAAAGCCGATCAACAAATCGCCATGTGTTATCGTGAATCAGGAGAAGCAGAAACCACTCTTCAAGCAGAGATCTTGGATTATCCAATCAATCCCAACGGTTCGGCTTACAATATCGCTGCATTAGGCGACCCCTCTGGACGCATTTTAGGCTTGATGCCACATCCTGAACGTTTTTTATTCGCAACGCAACATCCCCAATGGACGCGTCTCGGCCTGGAAGGTGAAGGCGCAGGTATCCAGCTCTTCCGTAATGCCGTCAATTATTTTGAATAG
- a CDS encoding NPCBM/NEW2 domain-containing protein: MAAELYPIEGNFVQGKLLQINQNQITLQTTSGKQSFPADETIRVNLGNHSLPRPNEGLIVLANDDRIHAKLLRSEDETILIRLVSYPEVGELKVPLETIQAVYFQWPSMQQGRSQFIKKIARIEKKSDLFYLKNGDFLEGEFLGFNASTFRFESRAGETAIPRRGIRFFCFNPELINFPQPDQLHYQIELSDGTRLTASSLTIVKKMAKIKTLFGAEIQIELNQLNSIVPLDGKVIYLSQLKPTAYEFTPFFSQQWGWNRNRNVLSGPLIVGGKEFAFGIGMHSAAELSYDLDGKYVRFQTEVGIDDATNGAGNVEVAILVDRRIVFQKTIRGSKQQAVVVPRIDLTGAKELVLKVDFGKNADIQDHVNWCRPVLILKK, translated from the coding sequence ATGGCTGCTGAGCTCTATCCGATCGAGGGGAATTTCGTTCAGGGTAAATTACTACAAATTAACCAGAATCAGATTACGTTACAGACAACATCAGGCAAACAAAGTTTTCCTGCCGATGAAACGATCAGGGTCAACTTGGGAAATCATAGTCTTCCACGGCCGAATGAAGGACTGATTGTTCTCGCGAATGATGATCGTATACATGCAAAATTACTTCGCTCCGAAGATGAAACGATCCTCATACGTTTAGTTTCCTATCCCGAAGTGGGAGAATTGAAAGTACCACTGGAAACGATACAGGCTGTTTATTTTCAATGGCCTTCTATGCAACAAGGTCGTTCACAATTTATAAAAAAAATTGCACGTATAGAAAAAAAGTCAGATCTCTTTTATTTGAAAAACGGAGATTTTTTGGAAGGGGAATTTCTGGGATTTAATGCATCGACATTCCGATTCGAATCGAGGGCCGGCGAAACAGCGATTCCCCGGCGGGGAATTCGTTTTTTTTGTTTTAATCCTGAGTTGATCAATTTTCCGCAACCGGATCAGTTACACTATCAAATAGAACTGTCAGACGGTACACGTCTGACAGCATCTTCACTCACAATCGTCAAGAAAATGGCAAAGATCAAAACATTATTTGGGGCAGAGATCCAGATTGAGTTAAATCAATTGAATTCTATTGTTCCATTAGACGGAAAGGTCATTTACCTGTCACAACTCAAACCGACTGCTTATGAATTTACTCCTTTTTTTTCTCAACAGTGGGGTTGGAATCGAAATCGGAATGTTTTATCAGGACCACTGATTGTAGGAGGTAAGGAATTTGCCTTTGGTATCGGAATGCACAGCGCTGCTGAATTGAGTTATGATCTTGATGGCAAATATGTCAGGTTCCAGACAGAAGTTGGAATCGATGATGCAACTAATGGAGCAGGTAATGTTGAAGTAGCGATTCTCGTCGATAGACGCATTGTCTTTCAAAAAACGATTCGTGGAAGCAAACAGCAAGCAGTCGTCGTTCCACGTATCGATCTTACTGGTGCTAAAGAGTTAGTGCTGAAAGTGGACTTTGGGAAGAATGCAGATATTCAAGATCATGTCAACTGGTGTCGTCCAGTTTTGATTCTAAAGAAATAA
- a CDS encoding PQQ-dependent sugar dehydrogenase, which produces MKTISILLFIVVLVISQQVFAAEKVDTSPAPVKIVKVFPYLKIDRPIVVTHAGDGSNRLFIASQKGKVYVVPNTPEDEDLEEGKLFLDISDRVTYNDKQNEEGLLGLAFHPKFKENGEFFIYYSTPDKPVNTSVISRFRVSGNDPDKALADSEEVLMRVKQPAWNHGGGTVVFGPDGKLYIAFGDGGAGNDVFHNGQNLSSVLGTICRIDVDHKDSGLNYAIPKDNPFLHGKSAEIKTARKEIWAYGLRNPWRIAFDTKTGILWAGDVGQNIWEEIDIIVKGGNYGWSVREGKHPFGPNGVEPRPHLIEPIWEYDHSVGKSITGGSVYRGKKIPAIQGAYIYGDYVSGKFWALKYDAQNKKVTANHVIESPSIPVMTFGTDQNGEMFLTSSFSEIFMLKSK; this is translated from the coding sequence ATGAAAACAATATCCATACTTCTATTCATTGTAGTGCTTGTGATTTCTCAGCAAGTATTCGCGGCAGAGAAAGTCGATACTTCGCCCGCTCCCGTAAAGATTGTTAAAGTCTTTCCCTATCTCAAAATTGATCGTCCGATTGTAGTTACCCATGCGGGTGATGGATCGAATCGCCTGTTTATTGCTTCGCAGAAGGGGAAAGTTTATGTCGTACCAAATACACCCGAAGATGAAGATCTTGAAGAAGGAAAGCTTTTTCTCGATATCTCGGATCGTGTGACTTACAACGACAAACAGAATGAAGAAGGGTTGTTAGGACTTGCTTTTCATCCGAAATTTAAAGAGAACGGCGAGTTCTTTATCTATTACAGTACCCCCGACAAACCCGTGAATACGTCAGTGATTTCGCGTTTTCGTGTGTCCGGGAATGACCCCGATAAAGCACTTGCAGATTCCGAAGAAGTATTGATGCGTGTGAAACAGCCTGCCTGGAATCATGGAGGTGGGACAGTAGTCTTTGGACCGGATGGAAAACTTTACATTGCCTTTGGAGATGGCGGTGCCGGGAATGATGTTTTCCATAACGGTCAGAATTTGTCATCCGTTTTGGGAACGATCTGTCGAATCGATGTTGATCACAAGGACTCGGGATTAAACTACGCGATTCCCAAAGATAATCCTTTTTTACACGGAAAAAGTGCTGAGATCAAAACAGCCCGCAAGGAAATCTGGGCATATGGATTACGTAATCCCTGGCGAATCGCCTTCGACACGAAAACGGGTATCCTCTGGGCCGGTGATGTGGGACAAAATATCTGGGAAGAGATAGATATTATTGTCAAAGGAGGGAACTATGGCTGGTCCGTCCGTGAAGGAAAACATCCATTCGGCCCAAACGGAGTGGAACCGCGTCCTCATTTAATTGAACCGATTTGGGAATACGATCATAGTGTAGGAAAATCGATTACCGGTGGCTCGGTTTATCGCGGTAAAAAGATTCCTGCGATACAAGGTGCGTACATTTACGGTGATTATGTCTCTGGTAAATTTTGGGCTTTAAAATATGATGCCCAGAACAAGAAAGTCACTGCAAACCATGTGATTGAATCGCCGAGCATCCCGGTGATGACATTCGGAACAGATCAGAATGGCGAGATGTTTCTTACTTCCTCTTTTAGTGAAATTTTTATGCTCAAATCAAAATAA
- a CDS encoding DUF2237 family protein, translating into MNQKKAKNVLGTELETCSMDPVTGFYRDGCCNTGSSDMGLHTVCTEVTAEFLAFSKQRGNDLSTPHPQFDFPGLKPGDRWCLCVERWKEALEAGMAPRVVLEACHISTLEFVDLEDLEQYAIEA; encoded by the coding sequence ATGAATCAAAAAAAAGCCAAAAATGTACTTGGTACCGAACTGGAAACTTGCTCGATGGACCCGGTCACTGGATTTTATCGGGATGGTTGTTGTAATACTGGTAGCTCTGACATGGGACTACATACAGTTTGCACAGAAGTCACGGCAGAATTCCTCGCATTCTCTAAACAACGGGGCAATGATCTCAGCACACCTCACCCTCAATTTGACTTTCCGGGCTTGAAACCCGGTGATCGATGGTGTTTGTGTGTAGAACGCTGGAAAGAAGCTCTTGAGGCAGGTATGGCACCTCGCGTGGTTCTTGAAGCCTGTCATATTTCAACACTTGAATTTGTCGATCTGGAAGACTTGGAGCAATACGCAATCGAAGCATAG
- a CDS encoding hydroxypyruvate isomerase family protein, with protein MQRREFLKNSVIAGSTAAFVGSTTQAGESDDMKPFHLKYAPHFGMFRNAAGNDPLDQLKFAADQGFTAWEDNGMKKKPQSLQQQIADTMDKLNMEMGVFVAHGSIGKLTFTRKDKDVWNAVLKDIKDSVEVAKRVNAKWMTVVPGNVDEGPRGRLAEGYQTANVIELLRRCADIFEPHGMVMVLEPLNWYANHGGVFLQGSPQAYAICKAVNSPACKILFDIYHQQITEGNLIVNIDNCWDEIGYFQSGDNPGRKEPGTGEINYLNVFKHIHTKGFDGIIGMEHGNSKPGKKGDMAVIEAYREVDRF; from the coding sequence ATGCAACGCCGAGAGTTTCTTAAAAATAGCGTTATTGCAGGCAGCACTGCTGCATTTGTGGGAAGTACAACTCAAGCTGGTGAATCAGACGATATGAAACCGTTTCACCTGAAATACGCTCCTCACTTCGGCATGTTCAGAAACGCCGCCGGAAATGATCCCCTGGATCAATTGAAATTCGCCGCCGACCAGGGTTTCACTGCCTGGGAAGATAACGGAATGAAAAAGAAACCCCAATCGCTCCAGCAGCAAATAGCAGACACAATGGACAAGCTGAATATGGAGATGGGTGTTTTTGTAGCACACGGTTCCATTGGTAAGCTTACATTTACTCGTAAAGATAAAGATGTTTGGAATGCAGTTCTAAAAGACATTAAAGACTCAGTCGAAGTCGCAAAACGGGTGAATGCCAAGTGGATGACTGTTGTTCCAGGCAATGTCGATGAAGGTCCTCGTGGTCGATTGGCAGAAGGATACCAGACTGCGAATGTAATTGAATTGCTCAGACGCTGTGCTGATATTTTTGAACCTCATGGAATGGTAATGGTACTGGAACCTCTAAACTGGTATGCCAACCATGGTGGTGTTTTTCTGCAAGGCTCACCTCAGGCATATGCAATCTGTAAAGCCGTGAATAGTCCGGCCTGCAAAATTTTATTTGATATTTATCATCAGCAAATTACTGAAGGGAATCTGATTGTTAACATCGACAATTGCTGGGATGAAATTGGTTACTTCCAATCTGGAGATAATCCGGGACGGAAAGAACCAGGTACGGGTGAAATCAATTATCTGAATGTATTTAAACATATCCATACCAAAGGATTCGATGGTATTATCGGAATGGAACACGGAAATTCCAAGCCTGGTAAAAAAGGTGACATGGCTGTCATTGAAGCCTATAGAGAGGTAGACCGGTTTTAA
- a CDS encoding YbaN family protein, with protein sequence MTLDRIAFDEIHPAFLDTLDEVSVPTVTGIKKAAYLFFALVFFVLGVLGVALPVLPTTPFLLLTSFFLIRTSPRLNRALLRSPILGQVLKDWQQDGGIRMNVKIQAISIVVIIITATLILSPLSMPLKTTLVVLASIGILVVIRLPRLS encoded by the coding sequence ATGACCTTGGACCGAATTGCGTTTGATGAAATCCATCCTGCTTTTTTAGACACACTTGATGAAGTCTCCGTTCCTACAGTAACAGGCATCAAAAAAGCTGCTTATCTCTTTTTTGCACTCGTGTTTTTTGTGTTAGGTGTTCTCGGTGTTGCGCTACCGGTACTTCCTACGACTCCTTTCCTGCTCTTGACCAGCTTTTTTCTAATCCGGACATCACCTCGATTGAATCGCGCTTTGTTACGTTCCCCGATTTTGGGACAAGTTTTAAAAGACTGGCAGCAGGATGGTGGCATTCGAATGAATGTAAAAATTCAAGCGATTTCGATCGTTGTCATCATCATTACAGCGACGTTGATTCTTTCTCCGCTTTCAATGCCCCTCAAAACGACTCTCGTCGTCCTGGCCAGCATTGGAATTCTGGTCGTCATCCGACTCCCACGACTCTCCTGA
- a CDS encoding prenyltransferase/squalene oxidase repeat-containing protein codes for MNFQFSQFIPLSKLADQFWRALLVLIAIFAIGSTTVYAQVEVNRSIDVQGKKYYTPQTRVTVKRGLKFLAERQHPDGSFGSGSTFKTNVAVTALCGMAFLADGNTPGRGKYGLQVQKAVDFILASCKPSGYIISPESISHGPMYGHGFATLFLAEVYGMTRSKDVRVKLEKAVELIVKSQNAKGGWRYTPESKDADLSVTVCQIMALRAARNCGIFVSKDVIDRCIDYVKKSQNPDGGFRYQLVRQAVSEFPRSAAGVVALYSAGIYEGPEIQNGLAYLMRHLPNQRYFRGSHFFYGQYYAVQAMWQAGGQYWGRWYPAIREELISGQMTSGGWRPDSSNCIEYSTAMSCIVLQIPRNNIPIFQR; via the coding sequence TTGAATTTTCAATTCTCCCAGTTCATACCACTCTCCAAATTGGCTGATCAATTTTGGCGCGCACTCCTGGTGTTGATCGCAATTTTTGCTATCGGGAGCACTACAGTCTACGCTCAGGTGGAAGTGAACCGTTCGATTGATGTACAAGGCAAAAAGTATTATACGCCACAGACGCGCGTTACCGTAAAGCGAGGTCTAAAATTTCTTGCCGAAAGACAACACCCCGATGGATCGTTTGGTTCCGGTTCCACGTTTAAAACGAATGTTGCTGTTACTGCCTTGTGTGGAATGGCGTTTCTAGCAGACGGGAATACACCGGGGCGAGGGAAATATGGACTTCAGGTCCAAAAGGCGGTTGATTTTATTCTGGCTTCCTGCAAACCATCTGGGTATATCATTTCTCCCGAGAGCATTTCACACGGGCCCATGTATGGGCATGGTTTTGCCACCTTGTTTCTTGCCGAAGTCTATGGAATGACTCGTAGTAAAGATGTACGTGTAAAATTGGAAAAGGCTGTAGAACTGATTGTGAAGTCTCAAAATGCAAAAGGGGGGTGGCGATATACTCCCGAGAGTAAAGACGCTGATTTGTCAGTGACGGTTTGCCAGATTATGGCATTAAGGGCTGCTCGAAATTGTGGAATCTTTGTTTCCAAAGACGTCATTGATCGTTGTATTGACTATGTTAAGAAAAGCCAGAATCCGGATGGAGGGTTTCGCTATCAACTTGTACGACAGGCAGTGAGTGAATTTCCGAGGTCCGCTGCGGGAGTTGTGGCCCTTTATAGCGCCGGGATTTATGAAGGGCCAGAAATTCAGAATGGACTGGCTTACTTAATGCGACATTTACCCAATCAGCGTTACTTTAGGGGGAGCCACTTTTTTTATGGCCAATATTATGCCGTTCAGGCGATGTGGCAAGCTGGAGGTCAATATTGGGGACGTTGGTATCCTGCAATCAGAGAAGAATTAATTTCCGGCCAGATGACGAGTGGTGGTTGGCGTCCCGACAGTTCAAATTGCATCGAATATAGTACCGCCATGTCCTGTATTGTGTTACAGATTCCACGCAATAATATCCCTATCTTTCAGCGTTAA
- a CDS encoding homocitrate synthase/isopropylmalate synthase family protein — protein MFQLFSRAKKNVKNKVKRAIIRHHHRSGTVLFSDTTLRDGEQMPGATLDPIEKLQIAKALEAAGVHSLDTGFPASSQADIEAIQSMVGVIKKPVLTALCRTLPGDIDAAELALAGNPPHKRGVSLFCGTSPLHRQFKLEKSKSEVLKLIVDSIQYAVEKFDIVAFSPEDASRTEPDFLCEVYREAIAAGATTIGFPDTVGILTPYKAQNFICQIQDQVSGIENVLLAVHFHNDLGLAVANTLACIEAGANVVQCTVNGIGERAGNAALEEVAMALHLHQDEFERPHQLNISQLEPLCQLVSDLTGISLSPMKPVAGSNIFATEAGIHQDGLLKNPDTYLPYRPETVGADGIKLVLGRHSGKKAILHRLHELGKEPNEKVVQRVLLAIKELPKGELVDDDLLLRLSD, from the coding sequence ATGTTTCAGCTTTTCTCGCGTGCAAAAAAAAACGTTAAAAACAAAGTAAAGCGTGCGATCATCCGACATCATCACCGGTCAGGTACTGTGTTATTCAGTGATACCACTTTACGGGATGGCGAACAGATGCCTGGCGCCACGTTGGATCCGATCGAGAAACTACAAATCGCCAAAGCACTGGAGGCGGCAGGTGTCCATTCTTTAGACACTGGGTTCCCTGCATCTTCACAAGCAGATATCGAAGCCATTCAAAGTATGGTAGGTGTGATTAAAAAACCTGTACTCACAGCCTTGTGTCGCACATTGCCGGGTGATATTGACGCTGCTGAGTTGGCATTGGCTGGAAATCCACCACACAAAAGAGGGGTGAGTCTGTTTTGTGGAACCAGCCCTTTGCATCGCCAGTTTAAACTAGAGAAAAGTAAATCAGAAGTTCTAAAACTGATCGTTGATAGTATTCAATATGCGGTAGAAAAATTTGATATTGTTGCTTTCAGTCCCGAAGACGCGAGTCGAACCGAACCCGATTTTCTGTGTGAGGTCTACCGAGAGGCGATTGCTGCCGGTGCCACGACGATTGGGTTTCCAGACACGGTGGGGATTCTGACGCCTTATAAAGCTCAGAATTTTATCTGCCAGATCCAAGATCAGGTCTCGGGTATTGAAAACGTGTTGTTGGCAGTTCACTTTCACAATGATCTTGGTTTGGCGGTAGCGAATACATTAGCTTGTATTGAAGCAGGTGCCAATGTGGTGCAGTGCACTGTGAATGGTATCGGAGAGCGTGCCGGAAATGCGGCACTCGAAGAAGTTGCGATGGCATTGCATTTACATCAGGATGAGTTTGAGCGTCCCCATCAATTGAATATCTCTCAGTTAGAGCCATTGTGTCAATTGGTCTCTGATTTGACAGGGATTTCACTCTCACCCATGAAGCCGGTGGCTGGCAGTAATATCTTTGCGACCGAAGCAGGAATTCATCAGGATGGCTTGCTCAAAAATCCTGATACTTATCTGCCTTATCGTCCAGAAACGGTAGGAGCAGATGGCATTAAGCTTGTGTTAGGACGGCACAGTGGAAAGAAAGCAATTCTACATCGGCTGCACGAATTGGGAAAAGAGCCAAACGAAAAAGTGGTGCAGCGCGTTTTACTCGCGATCAAAGAACTCCCCAAAGGGGAACTGGTCGATGATGATCTGTTACTGAGGCTGTCTGATTGA
- a CDS encoding TauD/TfdA family dioxygenase gives MGILSDDQLPGPFSIPAAWKGDELFQRQDWLIHLNELQLQDLEQALDTISKEKLTFDQISQAQFPLPHLSPVLKQIQHQLEHGSGACQLKRFPVENYSSSELESLFWLLSIHLGTPVSQSATGEKVFHVRDEGYQVGQAQARGPNTRKRLSFHTDRCDVIGFLCIQPAVSGGNNQLVSSISLYNEMRTKCPELANVLMQPFYYLRHNVDTGNQKPFCQQPIFSVHEGHFAASFLRVLIDRAYASPDLPEMSQAQQDAMNQLETLAESPELNVTFRQEAGDLLFLNNWVTFHRRDEFEDADEDSLKRHLLRVWLSVPNSRPLDPLFADNYGTTKAGSVRGGMQPSK, from the coding sequence GTGGGTATATTGAGTGATGACCAACTGCCAGGCCCTTTTTCAATTCCTGCAGCCTGGAAAGGTGATGAGCTGTTTCAGAGACAAGACTGGTTGATTCATCTTAATGAACTGCAGCTTCAAGATCTGGAACAAGCGCTGGATACGATTTCAAAAGAAAAACTGACTTTCGATCAGATTTCTCAAGCACAATTCCCTCTGCCACACTTAAGCCCCGTTTTAAAACAAATTCAACATCAACTGGAACATGGCTCAGGAGCCTGTCAATTAAAACGATTCCCTGTCGAGAACTATTCTTCATCAGAGCTGGAGAGCCTCTTCTGGTTACTCTCGATTCATTTGGGAACACCAGTTTCTCAAAGTGCCACTGGAGAAAAAGTGTTTCATGTCAGGGACGAAGGCTATCAGGTGGGACAAGCACAGGCGCGGGGGCCAAACACACGAAAACGACTCAGTTTTCATACTGACCGTTGCGATGTTATCGGATTTCTCTGTATCCAACCCGCTGTTTCCGGCGGTAACAATCAACTTGTCAGCTCGATTTCACTCTATAATGAGATGCGTACCAAATGCCCTGAATTGGCTAATGTTCTGATGCAGCCTTTTTATTATCTGCGTCATAATGTTGATACAGGTAACCAAAAACCATTCTGCCAACAACCAATTTTTTCAGTTCACGAAGGACATTTTGCAGCCAGTTTCTTACGTGTACTCATTGATCGTGCTTATGCTTCTCCTGATCTGCCTGAAATGTCACAGGCACAACAAGATGCCATGAATCAACTGGAAACACTGGCGGAATCACCAGAATTGAACGTTACATTTCGGCAGGAAGCCGGTGACCTTCTCTTTTTGAATAACTGGGTAACCTTTCATCGCCGCGACGAATTTGAAGACGCTGATGAAGATAGTTTAAAGAGACATTTGCTACGTGTCTGGTTGTCCGTCCCTAATAGCCGTCCACTCGATCCACTATTTGCAGATAATTATGGAACCACAAAAGCCGGATCCGTTCGAGGGGGTATGCAACCTTCGAAATAA
- a CDS encoding Gfo/Idh/MocA family protein, protein MSQHSRREFLEQSMFAAASAAALGASIPHLSAAESESSSPNEKLRVALLGVNGRGQSHLSAFTGRKDTEVVAVVDPDESVGMKKGVGNVYKKTNKKPAYYKDLRKAFDDQKIDIVSIATPNHWHALGAIWAIQAGKDVYCEKPVSHNVSEGRRIVEAARKYNKIVQTGTQCRSQPGLIDAIKFVKDGGIGEVKLARGTCYKRRKSIGPKGNYDVPASVDYDLWLGPAPMAPLTRKRFHYDWHWQTPTGNGDLGNQGIHQMDVARWGLGVHSIGDSVQAYGGRLGYVDAGDVANTQVSIHQFGDKRLVFEVRGLETEAYRGAKVGVIFYGSEGYVVIPSYNSASAFDLDGKLIKKFSGSADHFANFVDAVRSRKISDLNADIEEGHISSALCHLGNISYELGEKVPVQELNARFTGDAEAQETLGRYREHLSNNKLDPAKTQVSLGPELSLDGKKEVFTGSMASAANPKLTREYRAPFVVPSTAKL, encoded by the coding sequence ATGTCTCAACACTCTCGTCGCGAATTCCTTGAACAATCTATGTTTGCTGCAGCCAGCGCGGCAGCGTTGGGCGCTTCGATTCCTCATCTCTCTGCGGCAGAATCAGAATCGAGCAGTCCGAATGAAAAACTGCGAGTCGCCTTACTCGGAGTCAATGGTCGCGGTCAGTCTCATCTGAGTGCCTTCACTGGCCGAAAAGATACTGAAGTGGTAGCGGTTGTCGACCCTGATGAGAGTGTCGGGATGAAAAAAGGTGTCGGAAACGTTTACAAGAAGACGAACAAAAAACCAGCTTATTATAAAGATCTGCGAAAAGCGTTTGACGATCAGAAAATTGATATCGTCAGTATTGCCACTCCGAATCACTGGCATGCCCTCGGAGCAATCTGGGCGATTCAAGCTGGTAAGGACGTTTATTGTGAAAAGCCCGTCAGTCACAATGTGAGTGAAGGACGACGGATTGTCGAAGCAGCTCGAAAATATAACAAGATCGTTCAAACAGGGACGCAATGCCGCTCACAACCGGGTTTGATTGATGCAATCAAATTTGTAAAAGATGGTGGTATTGGTGAAGTGAAGCTGGCTCGAGGAACCTGTTACAAACGACGAAAGTCGATTGGTCCTAAAGGCAACTATGATGTGCCTGCCAGTGTAGACTATGATCTCTGGCTTGGACCGGCACCTATGGCGCCGCTAACCCGAAAACGATTCCACTATGACTGGCATTGGCAAACACCCACGGGTAACGGTGATCTGGGGAACCAGGGGATTCACCAAATGGATGTTGCTCGCTGGGGATTAGGCGTCCATAGCATTGGAGACAGTGTGCAAGCCTACGGTGGTCGCCTTGGTTATGTTGATGCAGGTGATGTTGCCAATACACAGGTCAGTATTCATCAGTTTGGTGATAAGCGACTTGTATTTGAAGTCCGTGGCTTAGAAACCGAAGCGTACCGAGGTGCTAAGGTAGGAGTTATCTTCTACGGTTCAGAAGGTTATGTGGTGATTCCGAGCTATAACAGCGCTTCTGCTTTCGATCTAGATGGAAAATTGATCAAGAAGTTTTCTGGTTCCGCAGATCACTTTGCAAACTTTGTGGATGCTGTTCGCAGTCGTAAAATTAGTGATCTGAATGCGGATATCGAAGAAGGTCATATATCCAGTGCCCTCTGTCACTTGGGTAACATTTCCTATGAACTTGGAGAAAAGGTTCCTGTGCAAGAGCTTAATGCCCGATTTACAGGTGATGCGGAAGCTCAGGAAACTTTAGGGCGTTACCGTGAGCACCTGAGCAATAACAAGCTTGATCCAGCCAAGACCCAAGTCAGCTTAGGGCCTGAGTTGAGTCTTGATGGTAAGAAGGAAGTCTTCACTGGTTCAATGGCATCCGCTGCAAACCCCAAACTGACACGTGAATATCGTGCCCCATTTGTGGTTCCTTCCACAGCGAAGCTCTAA
- a CDS encoding gamma-glutamylcyclotransferase family protein has protein sequence MIEFQKYFAYGSNMHPARLEKRIGPCDIISVARLQRAELRFHKIGLDRSGKCDIVFQENYSTEVWGVVYQISEGQKSRLDQYESLGQGYQILKINVLTQQNQSMNVFTYQAMPQYVDHSLKPFDWYHELVMLGAQFHKFPVSYLDELQQVSFLPDSDQKSVSMHQNLLNTIRKKQQSSFDENDQILNYEDQTQ, from the coding sequence ATGATAGAGTTTCAGAAGTATTTTGCGTATGGTTCAAATATGCACCCAGCGAGGTTGGAAAAGCGTATTGGACCATGTGATATCATTTCGGTAGCTCGTTTACAGCGAGCGGAGCTACGATTTCACAAAATTGGATTGGATCGTTCTGGAAAATGTGACATTGTATTCCAGGAAAATTATTCAACGGAAGTATGGGGAGTCGTCTATCAAATTTCAGAAGGACAAAAAAGTCGACTTGATCAATATGAATCACTGGGACAGGGCTATCAAATCTTGAAGATCAATGTTTTAACCCAGCAGAATCAATCAATGAATGTGTTTACTTATCAGGCGATGCCTCAATATGTCGACCATTCACTCAAGCCCTTTGATTGGTACCATGAGTTAGTCATGCTGGGGGCTCAGTTTCACAAATTCCCAGTAAGTTATCTGGATGAATTGCAACAAGTTTCTTTTCTGCCCGATTCTGACCAAAAGAGTGTTAGTATGCATCAGAATCTGCTGAATACCATTCGCAAAAAACAGCAATCTAGCTTTGATGAGAATGACCAGATACTTAATTATGAAGATCAAACCCAGTGA